The following are encoded together in the Proteiniphilum saccharofermentans genome:
- the surE gene encoding 5'/3'-nucleotidase SurE, whose amino-acid sequence MMNRKPLILVTNDDGYQAKGIASLTEAVRDLGEVIVFAPDSHRSGMSSAISTSQPLRVRLHREEENLTVYTCNGTPVDCVKLALNEFVDRKPDLLVSGINHGSNAGISVIYSGTMGAAIEGCVFDVPSIGFSLCDFTPDADFSFTKEITRKLASIVIDEGLPRGICLNVNVPAGEVKGVKITTQTHGKWVNEYHRSKDGSGRDVFWMTGNFENWEKENDNSDEWALANGYAAVVPVKIDMTAYDFLPQLKEWNFNGI is encoded by the coding sequence ATGATGAATAGAAAACCCTTGATCCTGGTCACTAATGATGATGGGTATCAGGCGAAAGGAATCGCTTCATTGACGGAAGCGGTGAGAGATTTAGGAGAAGTAATTGTATTCGCACCCGATTCGCACCGTTCGGGTATGTCGAGTGCCATTTCCACCAGCCAGCCACTTCGGGTAAGATTGCATAGGGAAGAGGAAAATCTGACCGTTTATACCTGTAACGGCACACCGGTCGATTGTGTGAAACTGGCATTGAACGAGTTTGTGGATCGCAAGCCCGATTTATTGGTTTCGGGGATCAATCATGGCTCTAATGCCGGGATCAGTGTTATTTATTCCGGTACTATGGGAGCTGCTATCGAAGGCTGTGTCTTCGATGTGCCCTCTATCGGCTTTTCGTTGTGTGATTTTACACCTGATGCCGATTTCTCTTTCACAAAGGAGATCACCAGAAAACTGGCATCAATAGTAATTGATGAAGGGCTTCCCCGGGGAATTTGCCTGAATGTGAATGTACCGGCCGGAGAGGTGAAAGGGGTCAAGATAACAACGCAGACGCATGGCAAGTGGGTGAATGAGTATCACCGATCCAAGGATGGTTCAGGCAGAGACGTCTTCTGGATGACCGGTAATTTTGAAAACTGGGAAAAGGAGAATGACAACAGCGATGAGTGGGCCTTGGCAAATGGATATGCCGCGGTTGTACCGGTAAAGATCGATATGACAGCTTATGACTTTCTGCCCCAGTTGAAAGAGTGGAATTTTAATGGGATTTGA
- a CDS encoding lipid-A-disaccharide synthase — protein sequence MKYYLIAGEASGDLHASNLMQSLRKHDKEADFRFFGGDLMQSVGGTLVRHYRDMAFMGIVPVVLNARTILRNLAFCKKDITTYHPDAVILVDYPGFNLKIAKYVKTKLDIPVYYYISPKVWAWKKYRVKSFKKYVDEMLSILPFEVDFFREHQYKVHYVGNPTVDAIVQRDHKEETFSQFVEANGLDNKPVIALLAGSRKQEITNNLPSMLEAVKGYSDGYQLIVAGAPGIDPAFYGNFISSFPPAKVLFNQTYRILAQSDAALVTSGTATLETALLNVPQVVCYKTPMPKITYWVFKNILHTPYISLVNLICNREVVKELFARFFTIDNIRKELKQILHVQSYRQNMLSNYEEMRQILGGPGASDRAATIIYAKCMKNSHL from the coding sequence ATGAAGTATTACCTTATAGCAGGAGAGGCATCGGGCGATTTACATGCATCCAACCTGATGCAGTCGCTACGGAAACATGATAAAGAGGCAGACTTTCGTTTCTTTGGGGGTGACCTGATGCAGTCAGTTGGCGGAACGCTGGTAAGGCATTACCGTGACATGGCCTTTATGGGTATTGTTCCTGTGGTGCTAAATGCCCGTACTATCCTGCGGAACCTCGCGTTCTGTAAAAAAGATATTACCACTTATCATCCCGACGCGGTGATCTTGGTCGATTATCCCGGTTTTAACCTCAAGATTGCCAAGTATGTAAAAACTAAACTCGATATCCCTGTTTACTATTATATCTCGCCCAAAGTGTGGGCATGGAAAAAATACCGGGTAAAATCGTTCAAAAAATATGTGGACGAAATGCTGTCAATCCTCCCTTTTGAAGTAGATTTCTTCAGGGAACATCAATATAAAGTGCATTATGTAGGAAATCCCACAGTGGATGCTATTGTCCAACGGGATCATAAAGAGGAAACTTTCAGCCAGTTTGTGGAAGCAAACGGTCTGGATAATAAGCCGGTGATCGCACTTCTTGCCGGAAGCCGTAAGCAGGAGATCACTAATAATCTTCCTTCGATGCTGGAAGCAGTCAAAGGTTATTCAGACGGTTATCAGTTGATCGTGGCAGGTGCACCGGGTATCGATCCGGCTTTCTATGGCAATTTTATAAGCTCTTTTCCTCCTGCAAAGGTGCTTTTTAATCAAACCTACCGTATTTTGGCACAATCGGATGCTGCGTTAGTGACTTCCGGTACAGCTACCCTGGAGACAGCCCTGCTTAATGTTCCTCAAGTGGTTTGCTACAAAACACCTATGCCGAAGATCACTTATTGGGTCTTTAAAAATATTCTTCATACGCCTTATATTTCCTTAGTAAACCTAATATGCAATCGAGAGGTTGTAAAAGAACTGTTCGCCCGCTTCTTCACAATAGATAATATTCGTAAGGAACTGAAACAGATACTCCATGTGCAAAGCTACCGACAAAATATGCTCAGTAACTACGAAGAGATGCGCCAGATCCTGGGAGGCCCGGGTGCTTCGGATCGGGCTGCGACCATCATTTATGCCAAATGTATGAAAAATAGCCACCTCTGA
- a CDS encoding ATP-dependent 6-phosphofructokinase, with protein MKVGILTSGGDAPGINATIRGVGKTAINNYGMQIIGIQNGFSGLLYKDIVELTDQSLSGILNMGGTILGTAREKVFRKMITSPDEKDREQIKNAYNELGLDCLVCIGGNGTQRTTWMLSELGLNAVGIPKTIDNDVYGTDVTFGFDTAVNIATDAIDRLHSTASSHRRVMVIELMGHHAGWITLHAGMAGGADIILLPELGYNMKVVIDKINQRMEMGKAYSIVAVAEGVEVPTKERPATYFAREIESQTGYETRETVLGYIQRGGSPSPYDRNLGTLLGGHAAELIHEGKFGRMVAKIGSEITAVPLSDVAGKLRLVTPDNQLVLQGKRMGISFGIW; from the coding sequence ATGAAGGTAGGTATTCTTACTTCCGGCGGTGATGCCCCGGGAATTAACGCGACCATACGTGGCGTTGGAAAAACAGCCATCAATAATTATGGCATGCAGATAATTGGTATCCAGAACGGTTTTTCCGGACTGCTGTACAAAGACATTGTGGAACTTACCGATCAGTCTCTTTCGGGAATTCTGAATATGGGAGGGACAATTCTGGGTACGGCACGCGAGAAAGTATTCCGTAAAATGATTACTTCCCCCGATGAGAAAGACAGGGAGCAGATCAAAAATGCCTATAATGAGCTGGGACTTGATTGTTTAGTCTGTATAGGAGGAAATGGCACACAACGTACCACATGGATGCTTTCTGAACTGGGATTGAATGCGGTGGGAATACCTAAAACTATTGACAATGACGTATATGGTACAGATGTGACTTTTGGGTTCGATACGGCTGTGAATATCGCTACCGATGCTATCGACAGGCTACACTCTACTGCCAGTTCACATCGTCGCGTGATGGTGATTGAACTGATGGGACACCATGCGGGATGGATCACGCTTCATGCCGGGATGGCCGGAGGAGCTGATATCATCCTGTTGCCGGAGTTAGGATATAATATGAAAGTGGTTATCGATAAGATCAACCAGCGGATGGAAATGGGGAAGGCTTACTCTATTGTAGCTGTGGCTGAAGGCGTAGAGGTACCTACCAAAGAGCGCCCTGCCACTTATTTTGCCCGTGAGATCGAAAGCCAGACCGGTTATGAAACCCGTGAAACGGTACTCGGTTATATTCAACGGGGAGGATCTCCGTCGCCCTATGACAGAAATCTTGGCACATTGTTGGGTGGACATGCGGCAGAGCTGATCCATGAAGGAAAATTTGGAAGGATGGTTGCCAAAATAGGATCAGAAATCACCGCAGTACCCCTGTCTGATGTAGCCGGTAAACTCCGGTTGGTTACCCCCGATAACCAACTTGTGCTGCAGGGAAAACGAATGGGTATTTCTTTTGGTATCTGGTAA
- the rnc gene encoding ribonuclease III has protein sequence MLRRLVKRIKALPHRGKEPYLSFYNVLGFYPDRIDLYKEAMTHRSSSIRSEKGRWVNNERLEFLGDAILDAIVADILYKDFEHKKEGFLTSTRSRIVQRETLNKLAIDLGLDKLIVSSTRNLAHNTNIYGDALEALIGAIYLDQGYRVAKKFVFETLIKQHLNIDKVLKSEVDFKSRLIEWGQKNRVEVNFEVTESTYDAQNNPVFFSRVKVGGAEIGSGKGYSKKESHQMAAKVAIKKLRENNELQEALVETTRNESPASTTENE, from the coding sequence GTGTTAAGAAGACTCGTAAAGAGGATAAAGGCTCTCCCGCACAGAGGGAAAGAGCCTTATCTCTCGTTTTATAACGTATTGGGCTTCTATCCCGACAGGATAGACCTCTATAAAGAAGCCATGACTCACCGTTCTTCGTCCATCCGATCGGAGAAAGGGCGATGGGTGAATAATGAACGTCTCGAATTTTTGGGGGACGCCATTCTCGATGCCATCGTCGCAGATATCCTTTATAAAGATTTCGAACACAAAAAGGAGGGGTTTCTCACCAGTACACGTTCACGTATAGTACAGAGGGAAACACTCAACAAGCTGGCTATAGATCTTGGACTGGACAAACTTATTGTCTCATCGACCCGTAATCTGGCACATAATACCAATATATATGGTGATGCTTTAGAAGCCCTTATCGGTGCTATATATCTCGATCAGGGGTACCGGGTAGCCAAGAAATTCGTATTTGAAACACTCATCAAACAGCACCTGAATATTGATAAGGTATTGAAAAGTGAAGTCGATTTTAAGTCCAGGCTGATTGAGTGGGGACAAAAGAACAGGGTGGAAGTCAACTTTGAAGTGACTGAATCTACCTATGATGCACAAAATAACCCCGTCTTCTTTTCCCGTGTGAAAGTAGGAGGGGCAGAAATTGGTTCCGGAAAGGGATACTCAAAGAAAGAATCTCACCAGATGGCAGCAAAAGTAGCTATCAAAAAGTTACGTGAAAACAACGAACTGCAAGAGGCGCTCGTTGAAACAACAAGAAATGAATCACCCGCCTCCACTACGGAGAACGAGTGA
- the fabF gene encoding beta-ketoacyl-ACP synthase II, which translates to MELKRVVVTGLGAITPLGNDVKTTWENALAGKSGAGPITHFDASLFKTQFACEVKNFDPSDLFDRKEARKYDRYAQLAIHAAKEAMADSGLDLENENVDRIGVIFSAGIGGIRTFEEEVGSYYTNMDKGPRFNPFFIPKMIADIAAGHISMIYGLRGPNYATVSACASSTNAIVDAFNLIRLGKANVIVTGGAEATISPSAVGGFNAMHALSTRNDSPLTASRPFSASRDGFVIGEGGSTLILEELGHALARGATIYAEVVGGGMSADAHHITASHPDGLGAKLVMRNALEDAEMNPDEIDYINVHGTSTPVGDISEVKAILDVFGEHSYNLNISSTKSMTGHLLGGAGAIEAMFTILAIRDQIVPPTINHDEGDNDPEIDYNLNFTFNKAQKRKIRAALSNTFGFGGHNASVILKQFNK; encoded by the coding sequence ATGGAGTTAAAGAGAGTAGTAGTAACAGGCCTGGGTGCGATTACCCCCCTTGGCAATGACGTGAAAACCACGTGGGAAAATGCTTTGGCGGGTAAAAGCGGAGCCGGGCCTATTACTCATTTTGATGCATCGCTTTTCAAAACGCAGTTTGCCTGCGAAGTAAAAAATTTCGATCCGAGCGATCTTTTTGATCGTAAAGAAGCCAGAAAATATGACCGGTATGCCCAGTTAGCCATCCACGCAGCCAAAGAAGCGATGGCGGATTCAGGGCTCGATCTCGAAAATGAGAATGTAGACCGTATCGGGGTTATTTTTTCTGCCGGGATCGGAGGAATAAGAACATTCGAAGAGGAAGTTGGGAGTTATTATACCAACATGGACAAAGGGCCACGTTTCAATCCCTTTTTCATTCCGAAAATGATAGCGGATATCGCCGCCGGGCATATCTCTATGATTTATGGACTGAGGGGTCCTAACTATGCGACCGTGTCGGCTTGCGCTTCCTCTACCAATGCAATTGTCGACGCATTCAATCTTATTCGCCTGGGTAAAGCTAATGTCATTGTAACAGGTGGTGCCGAAGCGACGATCAGTCCCTCGGCAGTGGGAGGATTCAACGCCATGCACGCGTTGTCCACCCGCAACGACTCACCGTTGACGGCATCACGTCCTTTCAGCGCCAGCCGCGACGGGTTCGTGATTGGAGAAGGCGGATCGACACTCATCCTCGAAGAGTTAGGCCATGCACTGGCACGTGGGGCTACTATCTATGCAGAAGTAGTCGGTGGAGGCATGTCGGCCGACGCACACCATATCACTGCTTCCCATCCCGACGGATTGGGTGCTAAATTAGTGATGCGGAATGCTTTGGAAGATGCTGAAATGAACCCGGATGAGATCGATTACATTAACGTACACGGCACATCCACTCCTGTAGGCGATATCTCGGAAGTGAAGGCAATCCTCGATGTATTTGGTGAACACAGCTACAACCTGAATATCAGTTCGACCAAATCGATGACCGGCCACCTTTTGGGAGGTGCAGGTGCTATCGAAGCAATGTTCACTATCTTGGCAATCAGGGATCAAATTGTTCCTCCCACCATCAACCATGACGAGGGAGACAATGATCCGGAAATTGACTACAACCTGAATTTTACATTCAACAAAGCTCAAAAAAGGAAGATAAGAGCTGCGTTATCTAACACTTTTGGCTTTGGGGGACACAACGCAAGTGTAATTCTCAAGCAATTCAACAAATAG
- a CDS encoding acyl carrier protein → MSEVAQRVKSIIVDKLGVEEVEVTETASFTNDLGADSLDTVELIMEFEKEFNISIPDDQAEKISTVGDAISYVEQHAK, encoded by the coding sequence ATGTCTGAAGTAGCACAAAGGGTGAAATCGATTATTGTCGATAAATTGGGTGTTGAAGAAGTTGAGGTTACTGAAACCGCAAGCTTCACCAATGATTTGGGAGCTGACTCTCTTGATACGGTTGAATTGATCATGGAATTCGAAAAAGAATTCAACATTTCAATTCCGGACGATCAAGCTGAAAAGATCTCTACTGTTGGTGACGCAATTTCTTACGTAGAACAACACGCAAAATAA
- the purN gene encoding phosphoribosylglycinamide formyltransferase: protein MTRIALFASGSGSNAENVIRYFSGHEDISVPLIISNKRDAYVHERADRLGIPSFTFSKAEFDEGSAIIDMLRSYDIDYIVLAGFLLKVSQSLLDTYPGRIINIHPALLPKFGGKGMYGGRVHQAVVEAGEKESGITIHYIDENYDEGDIIFQVTCEVLPEDTPEDVARKVHALEYAHFPKVIKAVVKGEDLSKFG, encoded by the coding sequence ATGACTCGTATCGCCCTGTTTGCATCGGGAAGTGGCAGTAATGCGGAGAATGTTATCCGCTATTTTTCCGGACATGAAGATATATCGGTCCCACTTATCATTTCCAATAAAAGAGATGCTTATGTACATGAACGTGCCGACCGGCTGGGTATCCCCTCTTTTACATTCAGTAAGGCTGAGTTCGATGAGGGGTCGGCCATAATAGATATGCTTCGTTCGTATGATATCGATTATATTGTATTGGCCGGATTTTTATTGAAAGTGTCACAGTCGTTGCTTGATACCTATCCCGGCCGGATTATCAATATTCATCCGGCGCTGTTGCCCAAATTCGGAGGTAAGGGGATGTATGGCGGCAGGGTACACCAGGCTGTGGTGGAAGCGGGTGAAAAGGAGTCAGGCATCACTATCCATTATATAGATGAAAATTACGATGAGGGGGACATTATTTTTCAGGTTACCTGTGAAGTGTTGCCTGAAGATACGCCTGAAGATGTCGCTCGGAAGGTGCATGCATTGGAATATGCCCATTTCCCGAAGGTGATTAAAGCTGTGGTGAAAGGGGAGGATCTTTCAAAATTTGGATAG
- a CDS encoding DUF3127 domain-containing protein yields MQLTAKLIQLLPLQSGTGRNGEWRKQDIIVETQDQYPKKICISLWGNKFQHISLNSGELYTIDFDVESREFNGRWYTDVKAWRIEAQNIQNNTPTFSPKDEYDEIPPPENPFNSANEGVDDLPF; encoded by the coding sequence ATGCAATTAACGGCGAAATTAATTCAACTTCTTCCGCTTCAATCCGGAACCGGAAGGAACGGCGAATGGAGAAAACAAGATATTATTGTAGAGACACAGGATCAATATCCCAAAAAGATATGCATTTCTTTATGGGGAAATAAATTCCAGCATATTTCACTCAATTCGGGTGAACTCTACACCATTGATTTTGATGTGGAAAGCAGGGAATTCAACGGAAGATGGTATACCGATGTGAAAGCATGGAGAATAGAGGCACAAAACATCCAAAACAACACTCCAACTTTCTCTCCAAAAGACGAATATGACGAAATACCCCCACCGGAAAACCCGTTCAATAGTGCGAATGAAGGAGTGGATGATCTACCGTTTTAA
- a CDS encoding TolC family protein — MKTIIATLLILFTGITLNAQTTINSILASIEENNTTLKSLRESAEAQKLENKTGIYLENPEVGFNYLWGNPADIGNRTDFSIMQTFDIATITGMKSKAANKQNVLVEWQYKADRMNILLEAKQYCIDLIYYNALKKELDQRLQHAETIAAGYEDRLNSGDVSRLEYNKVQLNLTSVQGEIFRIEVERNALLEQLKRLNGGTDILLEDWQYDDILLPLHFDDWFTQTAQQNPVLAYARQEIEVSKQRLSLSKTMNLPTLSAGYMSEKVVGERFQGLSLGISIPLWENKNRVKQAKASVKAAESRETDNRQQFYNQLQILYNRTAGLKIAAEKYRQSLVTANNTGLLKKALDAGEISLLEYMVEIGLYYETINRALEAERDYQKAFAELSAVEL, encoded by the coding sequence ATGAAGACAATCATAGCAACCCTGTTGATACTGTTTACAGGTATCACTCTGAATGCGCAGACAACGATCAATTCCATACTGGCCTCAATAGAAGAAAACAATACCACATTAAAGTCGCTCCGTGAAAGTGCGGAAGCACAAAAACTGGAAAATAAAACGGGTATATATCTTGAAAATCCGGAAGTCGGGTTCAATTATCTTTGGGGAAATCCCGCAGACATTGGCAACCGCACCGATTTCAGCATTATGCAAACATTTGACATAGCCACTATTACGGGCATGAAAAGCAAAGCAGCCAATAAGCAGAATGTATTGGTCGAATGGCAATACAAAGCCGACCGTATGAACATCCTTTTGGAAGCAAAACAGTACTGTATCGACCTGATCTACTACAACGCGCTGAAAAAAGAGCTGGATCAGCGCTTACAACATGCCGAAACAATTGCTGCAGGTTACGAAGACCGCCTGAACTCAGGTGATGTCAGCCGTCTGGAATATAATAAGGTACAACTCAACCTTACCAGCGTGCAGGGAGAAATATTCCGTATCGAGGTTGAACGCAATGCATTGCTGGAACAATTGAAAAGGCTGAATGGAGGAACAGACATCCTGCTGGAAGATTGGCAGTACGATGACATCTTGCTTCCACTGCATTTTGACGACTGGTTTACACAAACAGCACAACAAAATCCGGTTTTAGCCTATGCCAGACAGGAAATAGAAGTAAGTAAACAACGACTCTCACTGAGCAAAACAATGAACTTACCCACCCTCTCTGCCGGATACATGAGTGAAAAAGTAGTTGGAGAACGCTTTCAGGGTCTTTCCCTTGGCATCTCCATCCCTTTATGGGAAAACAAGAACCGGGTAAAACAAGCCAAAGCATCGGTAAAAGCAGCCGAGTCGCGGGAAACAGACAACCGCCAACAATTTTACAACCAACTGCAGATACTCTATAACCGTACTGCCGGTTTAAAAATAGCGGCTGAAAAATACCGCCAATCGTTGGTAACGGCAAACAATACCGGGCTCTTGAAAAAAGCCCTGGATGCAGGAGAAATATCGCTGTTGGAGTATATGGTAGAGATCGGCTTATACTACGAAACAATCAACCGTGCATTAGAAGCTGAAAGGGATTACCAAAAAGCATTCGCGGAATTATCGGCAGTAGAACTTTAA
- a CDS encoding efflux RND transporter permease subunit, whose protein sequence is MLNKIIRFSLNNRMVVLVAAVLLMVAGLYTAGNMEVDVFPDLNAPTVVVMTEAQGMAPEEVERLVTFPVETALNGAADVRRVRSSSTTGFSIVWVEFDWGTDIYLARQIVSEKLSAVSDALPAYVGNPTLGPQSSILGELITIGLTSDSTSLRDLRTLADWTIRPRLLSTGGVAQVTVIGGEIKEYQILLSPERMKHYNVSLDEVINVVKEMNQNASGGVLYEYGNEYIIRGILSTNQVDALGKSVVKSVNDVPILIENIADVTIGDKAPKLGVASEKGKPAVLVTVTKQPATSTIELTEKIDQSLADIQRTLPADVKVSTDIYRQSRFIEGSISNIQRALLEGGIFVVIILFIFLMNVRTTVISLVTIPLSLVSAILALQFMGLTINTMSLGGMAIAIGSLVDDAIVDVENVFKRLRENRLKPVEERRSVIAVVYDASKEVRMPILYSTFIIIASFVPLFFLSGMEGRMLVPLGIAFIAALSASTIVALTLTPVLCSYLLGKSRKGDDTPEKEAFVARKLKGIYQHALRWSFNHKKWVLGGTGVIVLVAIILFFTLGRSFLPPFNEGSFTISVSTMPGISLEESDKLGRIAEELLLSIPEIQTTGRKTGRAELDEHALGVNLSEIEAPFILGKRSKDELLEEVREKMKLLPGVNIEIGQPISHRIDHMLSGTRANIAIKLFGTDLNRMYSIGNRIKASIEDVEGIADLNVEQQIERPQLKIEPKRELLAKYGIPLPEFGEIINVMLAGEVVSQVYEGNNSFDLTLKVNDESRSTMERIRNMIVDANGRKVPLENIAEVTSSTGPNTINRENVARKLVVSANVAGRDLRGVVNDIQKIVRDEIDLPEGYHIEYGGQFESEQAASRMLFITSIFSIMVIFLLLFAQFKSVKQSTVILLNLPLALIGGVFVIFFTNGELSIPAIIGFISLFGIATRNGMLLITRYNDLQSEGHSKFESVMQGSLDRLNPILMTALTSALALIPLVLGGDLPGNEIQSPMAKVILGGLLTSTFLNGFIIPIMYLITGRKVVETEVLQDKEN, encoded by the coding sequence ATGCTGAATAAAATAATAAGATTTTCGTTGAACAACCGGATGGTTGTGCTGGTCGCCGCGGTTTTGCTTATGGTCGCAGGATTATACACGGCCGGCAATATGGAGGTGGATGTATTTCCCGATTTGAATGCACCAACCGTCGTGGTGATGACCGAAGCCCAGGGAATGGCTCCCGAAGAGGTAGAGCGGTTGGTGACTTTCCCGGTTGAAACTGCATTGAACGGTGCAGCCGACGTACGTCGTGTCCGTTCCTCTTCCACTACAGGATTTTCCATTGTATGGGTCGAATTCGACTGGGGAACGGATATTTACCTCGCGCGGCAAATTGTATCAGAAAAGCTCTCTGCCGTAAGCGATGCGCTTCCGGCTTATGTCGGGAATCCCACTTTAGGGCCTCAGTCCTCCATTCTGGGTGAACTGATTACCATCGGGTTGACTTCCGACTCTACTTCGCTCCGGGATCTGCGTACATTGGCAGATTGGACAATTCGACCACGTCTGTTATCAACCGGCGGAGTGGCACAAGTTACCGTTATCGGCGGTGAAATCAAAGAATACCAGATATTGTTGAGTCCTGAAAGGATGAAGCATTATAACGTCAGTCTGGATGAAGTGATTAATGTGGTAAAAGAGATGAACCAGAATGCTTCGGGAGGAGTATTGTATGAATACGGGAACGAGTATATCATCCGCGGTATTCTTTCCACGAATCAGGTAGATGCATTGGGGAAATCGGTGGTGAAAAGTGTGAACGATGTGCCTATCCTGATTGAAAATATAGCCGATGTTACGATAGGCGACAAAGCCCCCAAGTTGGGAGTAGCCTCTGAAAAAGGGAAACCTGCCGTTCTGGTAACGGTCACCAAACAGCCTGCCACAAGTACGATCGAACTGACAGAAAAGATAGATCAATCGTTAGCGGATATTCAACGAACTCTTCCGGCCGACGTGAAAGTGAGCACCGATATTTATCGTCAGTCGCGCTTTATAGAGGGCTCCATCAGCAATATCCAAAGGGCATTACTGGAAGGAGGAATTTTTGTAGTGATCATCCTCTTCATTTTCCTGATGAATGTACGGACAACGGTTATTTCACTTGTCACCATTCCTCTTTCACTGGTATCAGCCATTTTAGCTTTGCAGTTTATGGGTCTGACCATTAACACCATGAGTTTGGGTGGTATGGCCATCGCAATCGGCTCATTGGTGGATGACGCGATTGTGGATGTGGAAAATGTATTCAAACGACTGCGGGAAAACCGGCTAAAACCGGTAGAGGAACGAAGAAGCGTGATAGCGGTTGTATATGATGCGTCGAAAGAGGTACGTATGCCTATTCTCTACTCCACTTTTATCATCATCGCCAGTTTTGTCCCTCTGTTTTTCCTCTCGGGAATGGAAGGACGTATGCTGGTACCCCTCGGGATTGCATTTATCGCGGCACTCTCTGCATCCACTATTGTGGCACTGACATTGACGCCCGTGTTGTGTAGTTACTTGTTGGGAAAATCGAGAAAGGGAGATGATACTCCTGAAAAAGAGGCTTTCGTCGCCAGAAAACTAAAGGGGATTTATCAGCATGCATTGAGATGGTCATTCAACCATAAAAAATGGGTGCTGGGCGGAACCGGCGTCATCGTACTGGTAGCGATTATCCTGTTCTTCACACTCGGCCGCAGCTTTCTTCCACCGTTCAACGAAGGGTCATTCACCATCAGTGTCAGCACCATGCCCGGTATATCCCTGGAAGAATCAGATAAATTAGGAAGAATAGCGGAAGAGCTGCTGCTTTCGATACCGGAGATACAAACAACAGGGCGCAAGACCGGACGTGCCGAACTGGATGAACATGCTTTAGGTGTAAACCTGTCGGAGATTGAAGCGCCATTTATTTTGGGTAAGCGCTCCAAGGACGAGCTATTGGAAGAAGTACGGGAGAAAATGAAATTACTCCCCGGCGTAAATATCGAAATAGGGCAACCCATATCGCACCGTATTGACCATATGCTTTCGGGAACCAGGGCAAATATCGCCATCAAACTGTTCGGGACAGACCTCAACCGGATGTACAGCATCGGTAACCGGATCAAAGCATCTATCGAGGATGTGGAAGGGATTGCCGACCTGAACGTGGAACAACAAATCGAACGTCCACAGTTGAAAATAGAACCCAAACGGGAGCTATTGGCAAAATATGGTATCCCGTTACCTGAATTTGGAGAAATCATCAACGTGATGCTGGCCGGCGAAGTCGTTTCGCAGGTCTATGAAGGGAACAATTCGTTCGACCTCACATTGAAAGTGAACGATGAAAGCCGTTCGACCATGGAGCGGATCAGGAATATGATCGTGGATGCCAATGGACGGAAAGTACCGCTGGAGAATATTGCCGAAGTCACCTCTTCCACCGGCCCCAATACCATTAACCGTGAGAACGTAGCCCGTAAGCTGGTCGTTTCGGCAAATGTCGCCGGACGTGATTTAAGGGGAGTTGTCAACGATATCCAAAAAATAGTCCGCGACGAAATCGACTTGCCCGAAGGGTATCATATCGAATATGGCGGACAATTCGAAAGTGAACAGGCAGCATCCCGCATGTTGTTTATCACCTCCATCTTCTCCATTATGGTGATCTTCCTTTTACTCTTTGCCCAATTCAAGAGTGTAAAACAATCGACGGTGATACTGCTGAATCTCCCGTTGGCATTGATAGGGGGTGTATTCGTTATATTCTTCACCAACGGGGAGCTAAGTATTCCCGCTATCATCGGCTTTATCTCGCTCTTTGGGATTGCCACCCGCAACGGGATGTTGCTTATCACCCGGTATAACGATTTACAAAGTGAAGGACATTCAAAATTCGAAAGTGTGATGCAAGGCTCATTAGATCGTTTGAACCCTATCCTGATGACTGCATTGACATCCGCTTTGGCGCTTATCCCCCTTGTATTGGGCGGAGACCTTCCGGGTAACGAAATACAAAGCCCGATGGCTAAGGTCATATTAGGTGGATTACTGACCTCTACCTTTCTGAACGGTTTTATCATTCCTATCATGTATCTGATAACCGGAAGGAAAGTAGTTGAAACAGAGGTTTTACAAGATAAAGAGAATTAA